gattagtatataattatttgacaaaataaatattttaataatttggaGTTGGAGATTAGAATGAAATCACCTTTTTCAAGTAAATTAGAATGGTTCCACCCACACTTTTCATTCacctatttatttgtttttattagttgtatatttgaaatttaatatccatacttttatttttgagaatttaatctctttatttttggatttaaaatttaggtttatttgtaaacactgttaaaattcttttgttaaatttgttgctttggcattttaaaattaggaaaaaataaTCACTTGGTATCTATGTAACAAAGAAATGATATTGTAATTAACCTCAATTTAATAGAGAATTTTGAagatgttaataattttaaatttcataaaagcattttaatcaaaataaagtatttagacaaactattaacattataaaagttgaagtactaaatcatataaaaattaaagtatacagattcaatctcaaatttgagtaaaatatagggaccaaaactgaaattcaaacataaaaaaattagagggaTTAAGATTGAAATTTAGCCATTATCTTGTCatttaaaagaaagagaaaacgtTAGACATGTGTCATGTAGGGAAGGCCTTACGGCTATAGATTTGAGTGAAAAATagggatcaaaattgaaatttgatcatAAAAATTAGAGGgattagaattgaaatttagCCATTgtcttatcattttaaaaagaaaagagaagaaaacatTGGACATGTGTCATGTAAGGAAGGCCTTAGGGCTATAGATTTGAGTGAAATGTAGGGATCAGAACtgaaatttaaccataaaaATTAGAGGgattagaattgaaatttagCCATTATTCTTCtcatgtgaaaaaaaaaaaaacacattggACATGGACATATGGTCATGTAAGgcattccttttatatatagctGTATAGATTAGGCacaattctttattatttttgttattaaggAAGTATTTGAATAATGGTGCCTCCAGtctattatttttcttggtAAAGAGATAAACGGTCCATGTTTATGTccttatattattatgtaaggTTTATTTTAGgctcttttattaaaaaaattttagattaaattttatacattaaaaatttattcaaatgataATATCTTtctaataatttgaataaagtatatcatacttaattattttatttatgaccCAATCCAACTCATAAAAAGTCCAACCACCCGTGCCCCTTCAAAAAAAATCTATGTATCTTTGAACTATCTTATGGTCgatacaaaattaacaaatattttcagCCTcacaataatttaaagataaatggatttttggGGAATAGTTGGGTTTTTTTATGGGTCAAGTTGAGTCATGAATAAATCAATTGTGCATGAAGTATTTTGTTCAAATTATCAGTaacttaatgataaattttaacagTGCCacgatttgaataaaaatttagtgTTCAAGGACTAATCTGAAGCAGTTTTTAGTAAAGGgattaaatcaagttttcatAATAATATAGAGACTCCCGATAGACTTTGATTAGGGATAAAAATGAGGAGTTCACATACATGAACAAACCTCAATTCTTAATCTATAAAGAAGTATGTTATATGTGAATCATAAAGAAAAGTTGACAAGAATTTTGAGACCTTgagttcaattatttttataagttaatttaaattgagttagtcgctaagttaaatattattgatatagtatataaatttcataataaaagtctttaatatgttttttcttGTAACAAATattgtgtgtgtatatatattaatgaagGCTTGACTTGAGGGTCAAAGGCATTATATTATGAACATATGGACCAGTTACTATTTAAGTTGTCACCGATATTATCATATGGGAGCAATGAGGTTCTCATCAAATCAGTGTTTTGTTCCATTTCTACTTATGTCTTATTATGTTGTTTACTTCCTTTATTTGCTAATGATGCCATTGTTTTAGCCATTAGATAGTATTGCTGGACAGGTAAGGTAGAGACAAAGGGTGGGTTATGTTAAACtgagggtgagtttggatgggcggtgcgtttacctgcggttagtgtaaaaacagcggtggcgatGAGATTAGAtgctgtagcgatactgtagcgtgagataaaaagtaagctaaacgcaccgtaCCACACCCAattgcccatccaaacccaccctgaGATACCATCCAAAAATTGAAAGGCTTCAGAAATTTTCGACTGTTCAACCTTTCTCCAATGGGCAAACTAGTTTAGAGATTCGTGCATCATAAGTACTTTTTTATGACTTTTTATGTTATAAAGTTTTTCAAGCTAACTACTTTTCTAGTGGTAATACTTTTGAGGCCAAGATGATGGATAAGCCTTCGTATGCTTGGACTAGTATTTCACATACTGCCAAGGCTCCCCCGAACTATTTTTGGAGATTGGGCAAGGGAAATTATATGAAGCCTTTTTTTGGGATAGATGAGGTGCCTGAGGTTGGATAGAGCTTTTAGGTTTTTGATAGCTTTCATATTTagagtattttaatatatttttgataatattttagaagataattttagtatttagattaattttaagtgtattttatagtttttcgaattaattatgttttgtttaattttttttatttttagaattagtttaaatttacttGCTATTTTTCAGTGTACATTATAAGTTTTAAGTGAAGAATGGGAGGCTTAGAGCACATAGTAAAAAGTAGTCCATCAGATTTCAATGTGGTGGGGCACTAAAAATAAGGGGTGAGATGATTTAAGaggaaaatgatagaaaaacaCATGGGGATGAACTTGGAGGCTAAGAACTGTTTCTCACACCAAGGGAACTTTCAAGCTTGCAAAaacgagaagaaaaagagatctGGAGCACTCGACATtagtttgataattatttttctctctagatgttttttttacttctctcaatgcaagcttattttaaatttcttgtaATGTTTTCTTAATTCAACATGAACTGAACTTCGTTTTCTTGGAAAAATAATGGATTCTATTTctttgttaattaattagtttctcttcaattattttaatttctgttaATTTTTATTCAGCCCTGTGCTTATTTAATCTGCTTGCCTAATCACCGAGTTGCATTAGTTTGgtaaatttgatttgttttggaAGAGAAAGTTAAGGTTTAGATCTAGACTGAATAAATTAAGATTAACTTTAGTAGCCCTAACAACAAGTTAATTGGCAGCTAGGATAGGAATATACCTAATGCCCTAATCAATCCAATAGGTCTGGTTGTAGTGACTTCACCCAACTTGCCTAGCATAGGAATATAGCTAATGGGGAAGGGGGATTAACTTAACTAAATACTGGAAGGGTCTAGTTAATGCCATTGAATCTTGGGTTAGTAATTTCAGGATCTTAAAATTGATTGAGAAACttatagatttttattattttagtttaatagaattttcataattttcttaattaatttaattttagtggtaattataattgattttattgatccgaattagataaaattaaatagttggtacttaacaacttaatatttaagaaCTATATCTTCTTATCACTTCATTACTTAATTGGATATTTATACTTGGTAACAAATTTTCACACATCAGTTGCTATAATCATCAAATGGCTATGGATGTGAGGCTGCTATAATCATCAAATGGCTATGGATCTGAGGGTTAGTGATTTGGTGGATGATAGTTCAACTTCTTGGGATAGAGGCATGGTGCGCTGCTTATTTATTGACATGTGCACGTTGTCCTATAGTTGTCGATGCCTATAGTGCCTTATAAGGATGTCATGACCTGGGATCATGCAGGTTCGAGGGTTTAGACCACATGGTTTGGTTATAATTGGTTGTTGCTTAATAAGTTGGGTGTTGGTCCACATAGGCAGTTCTTGCAGGTCATTTAGAAGGTCAAGACTCTCCCAAAAATTGAACTCTTTGGGTGGAGAATTGGCCATAGTATTCTTTCTACAACAACTAATAGTTTGCTTCTGCTCCTATGTTGGAGGACCTCATTTTGCAAAAGATGTGGGAATTCTTGTGAGAATATCTTATATGCACTTAGGGATTATGCTAGGAGGTCCTTACTtaagagtttttcttttttttttttacaactaTTTGCATCTATTGGCCCGAAAATAATATGCTTTTTATGGATATTCATAACTTTTCCAGTTTTATTGTATTTACCATGTCAGATTTGGAACATGCATAATGAGTTTGTGATTCAGGGAAAGACTACTCCTTACAAAGTGAGTTCAAGTGGGCTTGATCTTTGCATGCTAATTTTTACTTGCACAATTTCACTCGTGATCCAGTTCTCCCCAAGAGGTTGAGGCAAGTTAGATGAGTTTCTCCACTTGGTCTTGCTGATAAGATCAATTTGGATGGTGCCTACTTCGAGAGAGATCATAGTAGTGGAGTGGGCATAATAGCAAGAGATTCTGAGGACTTTGTTCTTGGAGGCCTTGCGGAACCACTCAAAGACATTTAATAGGCCTAATAGAGACGAGGGCTTTCATCATGGCTCTCATATTTTTTAGGGCAAATATTATTATGAGGTCGTGATCTAAGCCGATTCCATGACTGCGACCAACAACACCATTTCAAAGGCACAACTAATCCTTGCTTGGTGTACACCTTTTGGAGGCTTATGgtattattaaataatactcttttatctctatttcttttatatatgttaattgCATTGGTAATTAGTTGCGCTCCATGTAATAATGTGAATTTGcatcttgattttaattatcttaatgTTATCCATTACTTTATAATATTGATGCTATGAATATTTAaagcattatttttttaaaacatcacCGATGTTATTATAGGCTCATAAACATTGTGGTTTTAGAAAAACTTAAGACAAGTTGCTCATATCGTTGGTGAGATGTGAAGggtggtttatatatatattgtccaTCATAATCAAAGGGTAAAATCTTATAATTACAGCCTTTTTTGCACTCCAAAAATGATAGGAACATCTTAGTCTATAGATAGATTTGGGTTTTGGGGTCTAAAAGACTCAGCCTATTCGTCACTTTCCGATTCTCTGTATCAAAGACTTTAACTTCAACCATACCAATCAAGGACCCCCTGAACTCTGAAGTGTAACATCATGTGATAAACCTTTTTTTCCTGAAACGTGGGCCGTTAGATCCTATAATTCTCATCGTATGGACCCCTCACAGGTCAAATTTAGGCTCCGTGATTATGGATTTCTCATTTCACCAACATCATGATATTGTTATGATCTTAATTTCTCTGATCTTGTACCCTCCAGAAACAAATATTTCTTTGATCAAATCATGCTATTATATGCATCATTCGTGTATGTAATAAGCAAAAACACAAGACGCTCGCACACAGGAATTTGAATCTGGCCAACAGCTAACTCTAGAAGAAAAGTTTTGTTGGAAAGTCTGTCTGAAagtcttttttttgttgtttgcgTACTCAATCCTCTTCAGTTTAGCCTTAGCCATTGCAGTTAGCTCAAACTCACACCTCTCTCTCAACCAACTTcaccttcttttcttttttttcttttttatggttACTGAGTATTTATTATCTGACCATGAAAAGATTCTCATCTTCAAGAAGGGCAGTAAACAATGTGGTTAAAGGGGAGATAAAGTGGGAGCTTAGGCCTGGTGGCATGCTTGTTCAAAAGAGGGACATGGGGGATGCTTCTTCTGGACCTATGATCAAGATCAAAGTCTCTCATGGCTCTTTTCACCATGATATTACTGTGCCTGCTCAATCCACTTTCGGTAATAAACCACTTCTTTGCTTTTGTTCCTCTCTTCTCTGTTGTGGCAGAATGTTGGTTTTCTTGGTTTTTACTTTGAAAAGGTTAGTAGTTTATACCAGCCAGTGCATGGTAGTACTTCAACTTGTCTCTTTTTACCAACTTTGTGTTTCCATTTTTGGGCGTTAGATTAAAGTTGATTATTGTCATCTCCATCCACTCCAGTGTGTCGGTTTCTCAAAACTTTGTGTGTCCTTTGTTGTTAAGTAGTCTATGAATTTGAGGAAAGTTTTACATGGCTTCAACTGGCTCTGCTGACATTGTTGTACAGTATGAGAGGCTAAGTTACTGAATTTGGCTCAAATTGAAGGGGATCTGAAAAAGGTTCTTGTACAAGAAACTGGTTTGGAACCCAAGGAGCAGAGACTATTGTtccaaggaaaagaaaaggatgatGGGGAATGTTTGCATATGGTGGGAGTCAAAGACATGTCAAAGGTGGTACTTTTGGAGGACCCAGCTAGCAAAGAGAGGAAGCTTGAAGAGATGAAGAGAAATCAAAGCGTGTTAAAAGCTTGTGAAGAGGTTGCTAAAGTCAGAGCAGAGGTTGTTCAACTCTCTGACAAGGTTAACTAGCATATTAGTTTTTCATGTTACTTACAACATGGAAACTTTTTGagggtttttctttctttgtttcttctaAAGGTTAATGCTTTGGAGGGAATTGTTCATGGGGGTACAAAGGTTGATGAAAAGGAACTCCTTGGCTTGACAGAGCTGCTTATGGTGCAATTGCTGCAACTAGATACAATCTCAGCTAATGGAGAAGCCAAAGTCCAGAGGCGGGCTGAGGTTAGTGACTAACTTCACCCACATATTGTCATAATTGAGGTACTTAGAGTaataaagttagaaattttctGTTGGCTAAAAAGAGAAAGGGGTTTGCATTGTCGGTACTTACAATAATAATCAAGTTAGCTACTGTAGTTTTCAAGTTCAATACCAACACAATGTTGCTGGAAAGTGAAAGGCTTTTTTGATTGAAAAGGCTGAGAGTTTTACACGTAATAAGAATTGGAGCCCACACCAGCAATCAGTGACTTGAAAAGTTCTCTCACCATACATGACATGAGGTCTTTGAATCTTGATCGGTTGTTCCCTGCTCTAATTATACCCTTCCAACTTTTTGGTACAAATAATTGTGCTTGTTGGTAATCACTATGGCagccctttttctttttatatatttagctAAGCTGTCCTCGGCATAGGTATTTGTTCATTTTGGAGTTAAAAATGAGAACCCATTTTGCAGCTTCTAGCATGCAGTTAGCACCACTTTGATTGGAAACATTGGGTTTTGAAATTTGGTGCACAGGTTCGTCGAGTCCAACGACTTGTGGATACCTTGGACAATATGAAGGCTAGAAACTCTAATCCCTTCAGCAGTAGTGGCAAATCGGAGGCATTTGAATGTGCCTCACCCTCTTTTCCATCCTCAACAAGAATCACGCATGATTGGGAAGTTTTTGATTAAGCACAACTTTTGTAATTTATCAATCAGTccataaacaaacaaattatGAAACAAAGCTTGTATCGTTTTGGTTGTGGTATGTGAGTAGTTGTTGATTAAAAGCACAAAAACAAACGGCAAGGCTTCTTATTGGCAAGTTTCCCATATTCTAGAATCAGTGAATTACCTGTGTGCGATGATGAGCTAATACATCACCAATTGTTTTGAACTACACAAGGAAACGCACACCACCATTGCAACATCGTTTAGCAGATTGAATGGGAAGTTTAGGAACGGGTAGAATAGTCAAGAATCTCGTGAAGTAGGAGTAGGAGCCATTGCCAACAAGTACAAACTATAACTTTGGTTACTTGAGTAGCTGGGAAAAGATGGCTGAAGAGGTTACCTGCACCCTGAAAATTGTAGCAGTTTGCTTTCGGTAAAGAACTGTAGAAGGACATTGTTCCATGGATACCTGTGAGTAAATTGAATTGAGACGCATTGAGAAATTTGGTTTTTCACGGGCTTATACCCATTTTCTCACTATCatatcctttctttctttcttttttccaaaTTTGGTATTAAATTAGGTCAAAGTTTTTTTACCCACTTGACATGTTGCAGTAAATACATGacattcttttataaaatataacattttcttttataaaaatatataaaccattaaaattattaaaaatataaaaattcagaaaagaatataaataatctaatatatatgtctataaaatatataaataatctaaaaacatataaaatctaattacattctaaatatataaaataaaatctaaaaaaattattacccctaaaatgattaaaaaacatATACCAAACCAAAATCCATACCttagaaaatcaagaaaaaaaaaacagctttTTAACTTAgtgtttctttttcttgtcttggtcttcatcatcttcttcttcttcttcttcatcaccaGCTTTGGTACTTTGCTCGTTAATATTCGCACCTTCTTTCGATAAGGACGAGATGGTAGACGAGTTCGGCGTTACCGGTGGGTTGTTTAAACACTTCGAAGATTTTGGCACAGCGGAATACGGCGGCGATTGGAGACCAGCTTAAAGCTTCTGCTCAGTGTCCAGCTGCAGTAATGCTTGAGACGATGGTGGTGAAAGGATCAAAAGAGACTGCTGCATAAAGGAATCGAAGAAATCTTGATAGATGCTGAGCAACTCCATGAAACCTCATGAATCTCAGTTATCTCCTCCGCCATCACCGCCACCTTCAGTCGCTGTCGTGTTTGCTGCCGTCGGATTCTCATTGCAAAATCTCATATTAGCAAAAcgaaatataatttaaaaaaaaaaaaaaagaacaaatcgaAGCCATAGTTTTTTATCTTTGCattgcattttaaaaaaattataatttttttattacatgtaTTCAGATTTTATATACtttctgaatttttatatattatattatttcacatatattttaagattatttatatactttttataatttctttccaTTTCTATAATTGAcatactttttagatttttttatttttataacttttaatggtttatatatattttatcaagaaaaattatatatttataaaagaatgtCAGGCGGCactttttattagttaaaactATTCATTTTTTCTAACATGTGTTAAATGAGTGGCAAAAAAAACATACTTTAGgtattaaagtgaaaaaaattaaaataccgaaataaaaataaatatattttaaagatcaaatcataaattaaatatttttatttgaatatagtagaaaaattaagtattaatatCCGTAACCTTTGAATTATGTTAAAGAGAGGAGAAATTAGAGGAAACTATTGGTTAGTTTTTGGTTGCTTTTAAAAATGTAggttatgaaaaatatttttgaaaattttgatttaaattacaGTATTTAGTATTCTTgtcaaaaagtatttttgagaaataaaatgtttattttagacATAATAttgtaaagtaaaaatatacatttaaataatatttaaatttgctaatattattatatattagaaagaataatattaaaaataatttatcataactcattattaatattttgatttatgaaatataaattttaaatattttaaattattttttgttcaaatttattatcttctatatagattattttaaaaaattataattgtaaaatcataattatttggTATACCAcgtgtattatttttttatttttatttttaaatacaatttaagtACACCTATCAAAACCTCAACCTTATTGtggagttaaaaaattttattgtgtGTACCATTAATCGTTTCCTTTCTATttttaaccaaacaaaattaatgaaactaattctctttattaaatttaacaattaggGATGACAAAATCACTTAAATTCGAggaattttatttgattcattaaaATATCTATTTCCTCTCCcaatttctttgttctttatttcataatactattatatttttacaattttatgtaTCTTTcttatattaaagttttatatgtaacttaaacatttttttattatgtttgcattgtagtattatatattcttataaatttaatttttatgtgttgtaaattacataatatatgaaagtaatatattataatatattacaaactTAGAAAATTGGCGATGCTGGGCTCAAGCTTTGAATGCTTGAGCCCGAGCtcatactttaaataaactctttttttttttaagtttaatatttttgtctaaatcTTCTTAAATTTCGGATGACTCTTTAAACTTAAACGAATAGTTAAAACCCTTGGACAAACGTACTTATCTCTAAAACTAAATCTAAAAGTTAACTTGATTCTTAAAATACAAAAACCCCAAAATTCtaagttgaaaattgaaagaaatataaTCTCTCAAGCTTGTCTTCCAAAAATCtatgttgaaaattgaaacaaaaatgataTTGAGTTGAGGCTGGGTTGATTGGTGGTgaataatatatacaaattttagttaaaagatagatatttaatattaaggGTTAGCGTTTaatcgaatcgaatgaaaaattttcgagttaatcgagttgacaaattctattttatcatcctaactcaatttgaaattttctcgaatcgagtcaagtgagatgaaattcgaatgaaatcgaatcgaatatatttgttcgagttaaattaaataataattttgggttcTTATAATCACTGTCACCCActataatcaatttttttattaactttcatcccctcataatttatatattaatcttttatatacgggttagcttctttgcttgcttagttacttcaattatcttttgattcttgtcactatgtatttgaaattaaaaaaatattaaatgtaaaaaatttttttaataaaagttatcttaaagataaaatgtgaaattgataccaacataaaattttaacacaaatattttttggatgattttaatttttgatttgtgGGTAaaaggtgagaagtaaaagtttaggaggaaaatgaaaagttttgggggttgagggagtaaaattttggggggaAGTAAATGAGGAAGTAAAATTTGAGgggaaatattaaaaaaaatttgggaggGGGGGGGGAAATGGGTTTGGGGTAGAAGGGGTGGGATGGGAGGGGcgaaaaagttttgggggaaagtaaataggtttgaaagtttggggtaaaaatgtaaaatattatactttggtatttggtttattcaaattattcgagttattcgaattttaaaaccaaactcgattcaaactcgaaattcgagttgactcaaataattcgattaatttgaataattcgattcgtttaactcaaaatttaaattttttcgatctttttgagtcgaatcgaattttgctctcCCCTATTAATAaatccttaaaaaaattatttactattCACTCGATAACTGCAAGTGCATTGTATCTGTAACAGGCCGAATTTGGGACTAGTCGGaataatggtttcgggaccacaaattcgatgagaaaaaaaatattttcattatatttttatggtctgtgatttcacaaaaaaaaattgtgaaaatttcgttcgaaaattttgatgtttggccactcaatttagtcaaaaggactaaattataaaaagtgcaaaagttgagttctatatgttagaggtgtccaattgttatgaaattttaa
The Gossypium raimondii isolate GPD5lz chromosome 8, ASM2569854v1, whole genome shotgun sequence DNA segment above includes these coding regions:
- the LOC105792430 gene encoding BAG family molecular chaperone regulator 4 isoform X2, whose amino-acid sequence is MKRFSSSRRAVNNVVKGEIKWELRPGGMLVQKRDMGDASSGPMIKIKVSHGSFHHDITVPAQSTFGDLKKVLVQETGLEPKEQRLLFQGKEKDDGECLHMVGVKDMSKVVLLEDPASKERKLEEMKRNQSVLKACEEVAKVRAEVNALEGIVHGGTKVDEKELLGLTELLMVQLLQLDTISANGEAKVQRRAEVRRVQRLVDTLDNMKARNSNPFSSSGKSEAFECASPSFPSSTRITHDWEVFD
- the LOC105792430 gene encoding BAG family molecular chaperone regulator 4 isoform X3, which encodes MKRFSSSRRAVNNVVKGEIKWELRPGGMLVQKRDMGDASSGPMIKIKVSHGSFHHDITVPAQSTFGDLKKVLVQETGLEPKEQRLLFQGKEKDDGECLHMVGVKDMSKVVLLEDPASKERKLEEMKRNQSVLKACEEVAKVRAEVVQLSDKVNALEGIVHGGTKVDEKELLGLTELLMVQLLQLDTISANGEAKVQRRAELLACS
- the LOC105792430 gene encoding BAG family molecular chaperone regulator 4 isoform X1, producing MKRFSSSRRAVNNVVKGEIKWELRPGGMLVQKRDMGDASSGPMIKIKVSHGSFHHDITVPAQSTFGDLKKVLVQETGLEPKEQRLLFQGKEKDDGECLHMVGVKDMSKVVLLEDPASKERKLEEMKRNQSVLKACEEVAKVRAEVVQLSDKVNALEGIVHGGTKVDEKELLGLTELLMVQLLQLDTISANGEAKVQRRAEVRRVQRLVDTLDNMKARNSNPFSSSGKSEAFECASPSFPSSTRITHDWEVFD